A single window of Candidatus Schekmanbacteria bacterium DNA harbors:
- the acpS gene encoding holo-[acyl-carrier-protein] synthase: MSICGIGIDHIDIAKFKSVLEKRRERFIKRIFTEKERELAGQKNFLMTLAGRYVSKEAVFKALSPAKNSGISWKDIEVLNEESGTPIVTLYGKALELFNEKNMKKIFISISHTNTCAFAMVVVEKD; the protein is encoded by the coding sequence ATGAGTATTTGCGGCATTGGTATAGACCATATAGATATAGCAAAATTCAAATCTGTCTTGGAAAAAAGACGGGAAAGGTTTATAAAAAGGATATTTACCGAGAAAGAAAGGGAACTTGCAGGACAAAAAAATTTTTTAATGACGCTTGCAGGCAGATATGTGTCAAAAGAAGCTGTATTCAAAGCTCTTTCCCCTGCAAAGAATTCAGGTATATCATGGAAGGATATTGAGGTCCTAAATGAAGAATCAGGCACACCGATTGTGACTCTATATGGAAAAGCGCTCGAGCTTTTCAATGAAAAAAATATGAAAAAGATTTTTATTTCTATATCCCATACAAATACCTGTGCATTTGCGATGGTTGTTGTAGAGAAGGATTAG
- a CDS encoding valine--tRNA ligase has translation MAKRKIIEKGYEPGNIEKKWYDYWLEKKYFHADDSSDKPPYSIVIPPPNVTGSLHMGHALNNTLQDVLIRYKRMDGFNTLWMPGTDHAGIATQHVVEKKLKEEGTDRHELGREKFIERVWKWKEQYGGFIINQLKRLGASCDWDRERFTMDEGLSSAVREVFVRLYNEGLIYRGNYIINWCPVCRTALSDLEVEYSEKKGALYHIRYPFADDPSKGVVVATTRPETMLGDTAVAVNPNDERYEALKGKTVILPLMDREIPVIMDDYVDMEFGTGCLKITPAHDPNDFEIGLRFNLEMINIMNVDGTINENGGKYQGLDRFEARKKVLDDLERQGLLIKVEDYNHSVGHCYRCRSVVEPYLSKQWFVKTKPLAEEAIKAVRDGRIRIIPSMWENSYFSWMENIRDWCISRQIWWGHRIPIWYCKDCGEIIAATKVPQNCAKCSSQNLEQETDVLDTWFSSALWPFSTLGWPEETDALKTFYPTSCLITGFDILFFWVARMIMMGLKFRGDVPFREVYIHALVRDAQGQKMSKSKGNVIDPLLMIDKYGTDAFRFTLVALAAQGRDVKISEERIEGYRHFVNKLWNASRFVLMNIDLDNNDFDFKRAGECLSLETIDKWIYAELKKLIKTVRNALDAYRFNDAASAIYQFLWHQYCDWFIELAKTDLMKSDIDEERKDSIRFVLVDILEKTLRLLHPFMPFVTEEIWHFLPNHGESITIAPFPKEDDVKYAMESVSEIEELKALINGVRNVRGEMNISPASRIDLIINFFDEIHLNRVKSYEGYIEALCRTKSIKFGVGMNKPKQSAVAVSHFFEAYIPLEGLIDIDEEKKRLLKQKAKLEKDRATSSKKLANEKFLANAPSDVIEKEKGKLEKVEKEIKRIENHLNMFEA, from the coding sequence ATGGCAAAAAGAAAGATCATAGAAAAGGGATATGAACCGGGAAACATTGAAAAAAAATGGTATGACTATTGGCTTGAGAAAAAATATTTTCATGCAGATGATTCATCGGATAAACCTCCCTATTCAATTGTAATACCTCCCCCAAATGTTACTGGATCGCTTCATATGGGACATGCTCTCAACAATACTCTGCAGGATGTCCTTATCCGTTATAAGAGGATGGACGGCTTCAATACCCTGTGGATGCCCGGCACTGACCATGCGGGAATTGCCACACAGCATGTAGTCGAGAAAAAGCTCAAAGAGGAGGGTACTGATAGACACGAGCTTGGAAGGGAAAAGTTCATTGAACGTGTTTGGAAATGGAAAGAACAATATGGAGGATTCATTATAAATCAATTGAAACGATTGGGAGCTTCCTGCGATTGGGACCGTGAAAGATTTACGATGGACGAGGGGCTATCTTCTGCTGTAAGGGAAGTTTTTGTGCGCCTTTATAATGAAGGATTGATTTATAGAGGAAATTATATAATCAACTGGTGTCCAGTATGCCGAACAGCGCTTTCAGATCTTGAAGTGGAATATTCTGAAAAGAAAGGTGCTCTTTACCATATCAGATATCCATTTGCCGATGATCCTTCAAAAGGTGTTGTAGTTGCAACGACCCGTCCTGAAACAATGTTAGGTGATACTGCTGTGGCTGTGAATCCCAATGATGAAAGATATGAGGCATTAAAAGGCAAAACGGTCATCCTCCCCCTAATGGATAGGGAAATTCCTGTAATAATGGATGATTATGTTGATATGGAGTTTGGTACAGGTTGTCTCAAAATTACACCAGCCCACGACCCCAATGACTTTGAAATAGGTCTTCGTTTCAATCTTGAAATGATAAATATAATGAATGTTGACGGCACAATCAATGAGAATGGAGGAAAATATCAAGGGTTAGATAGATTTGAGGCAAGAAAGAAGGTGTTGGATGACCTCGAAAGGCAAGGCTTATTGATTAAGGTTGAAGATTATAACCATTCAGTGGGACATTGTTATAGATGCCGTTCTGTCGTAGAACCTTATCTTTCCAAGCAGTGGTTTGTAAAAACAAAACCTCTCGCAGAAGAGGCAATTAAAGCTGTTCGTGACGGAAGAATTCGTATTATTCCATCTATGTGGGAAAATTCATATTTCAGCTGGATGGAAAATATTCGTGATTGGTGTATTTCAAGACAAATTTGGTGGGGGCACAGAATTCCAATTTGGTATTGTAAAGATTGCGGCGAAATAATTGCCGCAACGAAAGTTCCACAAAACTGTGCAAAATGCAGTTCACAGAATTTGGAGCAGGAAACTGATGTCCTCGATACATGGTTTAGTTCAGCCCTTTGGCCCTTCTCAACCTTGGGTTGGCCCGAAGAAACAGATGCACTGAAAACTTTTTATCCTACTTCCTGCCTTATAACGGGTTTTGATATACTTTTTTTCTGGGTTGCCAGAATGATAATGATGGGCTTGAAATTTCGAGGTGATGTCCCATTTCGTGAAGTTTATATTCACGCGTTAGTTCGTGATGCGCAGGGACAAAAAATGTCGAAATCCAAAGGAAATGTAATCGATCCTCTTTTGATGATTGACAAATATGGGACCGATGCTTTTCGCTTCACGCTCGTAGCTCTTGCGGCTCAGGGAAGAGATGTCAAGATATCGGAGGAAAGAATCGAAGGATACAGGCATTTCGTAAATAAGCTATGGAATGCATCAAGGTTTGTGTTGATGAATATTGATTTGGACAATAATGATTTCGATTTTAAAAGAGCAGGCGAATGTCTATCGCTTGAAACTATTGATAAGTGGATATATGCAGAATTGAAAAAACTCATAAAGACTGTCCGCAATGCCCTTGACGCATATCGCTTCAATGATGCTGCGAGCGCTATTTATCAATTTTTATGGCATCAATATTGTGACTGGTTTATCGAGTTGGCAAAGACTGACCTGATGAAATCAGATATAGATGAAGAAAGAAAAGACAGTATCAGATTTGTGCTAGTTGATATACTGGAAAAAACCTTGCGCCTACTTCACCCCTTTATGCCTTTTGTCACAGAGGAGATATGGCATTTTTTACCTAACCATGGAGAGAGCATAACTATTGCACCTTTCCCCAAAGAAGATGATGTAAAATATGCTATGGAAAGCGTTTCGGAGATAGAGGAACTAAAAGCCCTAATAAATGGAGTAAGAAATGTAAGAGGCGAAATGAATATTTCACCGGCAAGTAGAATCGACTTAATAATTAATTTCTTTGATGAAATTCACTTAAATAGGGTAAAATCTTATGAGGGATATATTGAAGCTTTATGCAGGACTAAATCTATCAAGTTTGGCGTTGGAATGAATAAGCCGAAGCAGTCGGCAGTTGCTGTAAGCCATTTTTTTGAAGCCTATATTCCTTTGGAAGGGCTTATTGATATTGATGAAGAGAAAAAGAGGCTTCTGAAACAAAAAGCAAAACTTGAAAAAGACAGAGCAACATCTTCAAAGAAATTGGCAAATGAAAAGTTTCTTGCTAATGCACCTTCAGATGTTATTGAAAAAGAAAAAGGGAAACTCGAGAAAGTAGAAAAAGAAATAAAAAGGATTGAGAATCATCTCAATATGTTTGAGGCATAA
- the nadC gene encoding carboxylating nicotinate-nucleotide diphosphorylase, producing the protein MNIDWTKVDPLIEWSIEEDVGTGDITTNGVLYEKVPAIGEMIAKDDMVLAGIEIVPRILSKVTEDFEFNANFKDGDHVPDKSTIATIKAEAHILLTHERVILNYVQRLSGIATYASKFASQVEGTKAKIVDTRKTTPGWRVLEKYAVRVGGGKNHRFGLFDAVLIKDNHIKMVGSITEAVSRMRDFVPHYLKLEVEASTPEEVKEALDAGVEIIMLDNMDEETLEEMVKLIDGKATIEVSGGVTLDNVGKIAKLGVDLISIGALTHSAAAEDISMIIKPLDS; encoded by the coding sequence ATGAATATAGACTGGACAAAAGTTGACCCCCTTATAGAATGGTCTATTGAAGAAGATGTGGGGACAGGTGATATTACCACAAATGGAGTCCTTTATGAAAAGGTTCCTGCCATAGGAGAAATGATAGCAAAGGATGATATGGTTTTGGCGGGGATTGAAATCGTACCGCGAATACTATCAAAGGTTACTGAGGATTTTGAATTTAATGCAAATTTTAAAGATGGCGACCATGTCCCAGATAAATCGACGATTGCAACCATCAAAGCTGAGGCACATATTCTTCTAACCCATGAACGAGTGATTCTCAATTATGTACAACGTCTTTCTGGGATTGCAACATATGCATCGAAATTTGCCTCACAAGTAGAAGGAACAAAAGCCAAGATAGTAGATACAAGGAAGACAACACCCGGATGGCGTGTCCTTGAAAAATATGCAGTAAGAGTTGGAGGCGGTAAGAATCACAGATTTGGGCTCTTTGATGCTGTTTTAATTAAAGATAATCATATAAAAATGGTTGGAAGCATTACTGAAGCTGTAAGCAGAATGCGGGATTTTGTGCCTCACTATCTTAAACTTGAAGTAGAAGCAAGCACGCCTGAAGAAGTTAAAGAAGCCCTTGATGCAGGTGTTGAAATCATAATGCTTGATAATATGGATGAAGAAACACTCGAGGAGATGGTTAAATTGATTGATGGTAAAGCGACAATAGAAGTTTCGGGAGGGGTAACCCTTGATAATGTTGGTAAAATAGCCAAATTAGGAGTTGACCTCATCTCGATTGGAGCGCTAACTCATTCAGCCGCAGCAGAAGATATCAGTATGATAATCAAGCCTCTTGATTCATAA
- a CDS encoding radical SAM protein — MNILLISPPHYRLFDFSLDNIIPWGLTYIASVIKKSGHKVKIYCTEFNKELTSLGFRNFNLLYIKNRWQCYKTIEDINAPIWDEIEGVISSVMPDIVGITSVTPTYDSAVNISKIVKKIDNKIPVIFGGIHSSIFPEDVIKEDTIDFVVKGEGEETFSELIESINRGNDFKNIRGISYKSNGEIINNYHRPLIGNLDAIPFPAIDSIINYEDFPLPSLGYILTSRGCPYECSFCASCAVWTRKLRLRSPENVLSQIKFTKERYRISQFCFFDDTFTYDKRRVEKICELICAENLKISWGCYTRLDALDENLLLKMKKSGCANVSVGIETASDKNLEKMGKGFSTSEIIDKVKLIKKNGIKINGFVILGFPDDKEEDFSNLKKFVKKIKIDTPDMSVMTPYPGSNLYEKMKEKGKIPSNLRWYAFYPHNPEMNLTTIEQSKFENLLIDFAKFQHRFRLKNKMKLLFSNPNIFLKWTSNFFSLLFSKDGKGIKKIIKLFSFNK, encoded by the coding sequence ATGAACATATTATTGATTTCACCACCTCATTATCGATTGTTTGACTTTTCATTAGATAATATCATTCCATGGGGATTAACATATATTGCTTCAGTAATAAAAAAAAGCGGGCACAAAGTAAAAATTTATTGCACTGAGTTCAATAAAGAACTTACATCTCTTGGCTTCAGGAATTTCAATCTTCTATACATCAAAAACAGATGGCAATGTTATAAGACAATTGAGGACATAAATGCTCCGATATGGGATGAAATAGAAGGTGTCATTAGCAGTGTTATGCCTGATATAGTAGGAATTACATCAGTTACACCAACATACGACTCTGCGGTTAATATTTCGAAAATTGTAAAAAAAATTGATAACAAAATTCCTGTCATTTTCGGAGGAATTCATTCTTCAATATTTCCTGAAGATGTAATTAAAGAAGATACAATTGATTTCGTTGTCAAAGGGGAAGGAGAAGAAACTTTTTCTGAGCTGATTGAATCAATCAATAGAGGAAATGATTTCAAGAATATAAGAGGAATCTCCTATAAATCAAATGGAGAGATTATCAATAACTATCACCGTCCTTTAATTGGAAATCTCGATGCCATTCCCTTTCCCGCTATCGATTCCATTATAAATTATGAGGATTTTCCCCTTCCGAGTTTAGGCTATATTTTAACCTCAAGAGGTTGTCCTTATGAATGCAGCTTTTGCGCCTCCTGTGCAGTATGGACAAGAAAACTTCGGCTGCGAAGTCCTGAAAATGTGTTATCCCAAATAAAGTTTACCAAGGAGAGATATAGAATCAGTCAATTCTGCTTTTTTGACGACACTTTTACCTATGACAAAAGGAGAGTAGAAAAGATTTGTGAACTAATATGTGCTGAAAATTTAAAAATATCGTGGGGTTGCTACACCCGTCTTGACGCTTTGGACGAAAACTTGCTTTTAAAGATGAAAAAATCAGGATGTGCCAATGTTTCTGTAGGGATAGAAACAGCAAGCGATAAAAACCTTGAAAAAATGGGAAAGGGATTTAGTACTTCTGAAATCATTGACAAAGTAAAGCTCATCAAAAAAAATGGAATAAAAATAAACGGATTTGTAATCTTAGGTTTTCCCGACGATAAAGAAGAAGATTTTTCAAACTTAAAAAAATTTGTTAAAAAAATCAAAATTGACACACCTGATATGAGCGTTATGACTCCATATCCTGGCAGCAATCTTTATGAAAAAATGAAAGAAAAAGGGAAAATTCCCTCTAATTTAAGATGGTACGCCTTTTATCCTCACAATCCAGAAATGAATCTCACCACGATTGAGCAAAGCAAATTTGAAAACCTTTTGATTGACTTTGCAAAATTTCAGCACAGATTTCGTCTAAAGAATAAAATGAAACTTCTTTTTAGTAACCCTAATATTTTTTTAAAGTGGACAAGTAATTTTTTTTCATTATTATTCAGCAAAGATGGCAAAGGAATAAAAAAGATAATTAAATTATTTTCTTTCAATAAATAA
- the ubiE gene encoding bifunctional demethylmenaquinone methyltransferase/2-methoxy-6-polyprenyl-1,4-benzoquinol methylase UbiE: MATPQYVRRMFASITQRYDLLNHLLSFGLDRSWRKKTAGIALSAGSSVLDICAGTLDLSIEIKEQKNDAMVVSTDFCTEMLIHGIKKIKNNPKIMEIRVLSADAICLPFKDESFNAVTVAFGLRNISQLKKALSEMRRVIKRGGKAVILEFYKPEGLFLSLLFRPYLRFVLPFIGRIISGDKVAYTYLRDSVEGFVSRKEMSERLIEAGFKDVEFKDLSFGIATIHTGVKE, translated from the coding sequence ATGGCAACTCCTCAATATGTCAGAAGAATGTTTGCTTCTATTACCCAAAGATACGACCTTTTGAATCATCTTTTATCTTTTGGGTTGGATAGAAGCTGGCGTAAAAAGACTGCAGGTATTGCCCTTTCAGCAGGCAGCAGTGTCCTTGACATATGTGCTGGAACTCTTGATTTGTCAATTGAAATCAAGGAGCAGAAAAACGATGCAATGGTTGTATCAACAGATTTTTGCACTGAAATGCTGATTCATGGCATCAAAAAAATAAAAAATAATCCAAAAATAATGGAAATTCGAGTCCTCTCTGCAGATGCGATTTGCCTCCCCTTTAAGGATGAATCTTTCAACGCAGTAACAGTTGCATTTGGATTAAGAAATATTTCCCAATTGAAAAAAGCATTATCAGAAATGAGACGAGTGATAAAGAGGGGAGGGAAGGCAGTAATTTTGGAATTTTATAAACCTGAGGGCCTTTTCTTGTCTCTGCTGTTTCGTCCCTATTTGAGATTTGTGCTTCCTTTCATTGGACGGATAATCTCTGGAGATAAAGTTGCATACACTTATTTGAGGGATTCTGTAGAGGGGTTTGTAAGCCGCAAAGAAATGTCCGAACGACTCATTGAAGCAGGATTCAAAGATGTTGAATTTAAGGACCTTTCATTTGGAATTGCTACAATACATACAGGCGTAAAAGAATAA
- a CDS encoding 3-deoxy-8-phosphooctulonate synthase — protein MIFSISGKKVRKGGKFFLIAGPCVIESEKLCIDIAKKVKDICRKEGIFYIFKSSFDKANRSSIKSFRGPGFEKGLDILANVKSKAGVPILSDIHEPNQAVDASQVLDVIQIPAFLCRQTDLLIEAAKTGKPLNVKKGQFLAPRDVSNIIEKIQSAGNKKIMLTERGTTFGYNNLVVDFRGIEIMKKMPSLVGFDATHSVQLPGGRGVSSGGESEYIFPLVCAASAVGVDFIYAEVHTNPAKALCDAPNTLSLGALKKLIRKAKAIEKAVKR, from the coding sequence ATGATATTTAGCATTTCAGGCAAAAAAGTCAGAAAAGGTGGAAAATTTTTTCTTATAGCAGGACCTTGTGTAATTGAAAGTGAAAAACTTTGTATTGACATCGCCAAAAAGGTAAAAGACATATGCAGAAAGGAAGGAATCTTTTACATTTTCAAATCATCCTTTGATAAGGCAAATCGTTCATCGATCAAATCCTTTAGGGGGCCGGGATTTGAAAAAGGTCTCGATATTTTGGCAAATGTGAAATCAAAAGCAGGAGTCCCAATACTTTCTGATATTCATGAACCAAATCAAGCGGTTGATGCTTCGCAGGTACTCGATGTGATTCAAATTCCTGCTTTTCTTTGCCGTCAGACAGACCTTCTTATTGAAGCGGCAAAGACTGGTAAACCTTTGAATGTCAAAAAGGGGCAGTTTCTTGCTCCTCGTGATGTCTCGAATATCATTGAGAAAATTCAAAGCGCTGGCAATAAGAAGATTATGCTTACAGAGAGAGGGACAACTTTCGGATATAATAATTTGGTTGTTGATTTTAGAGGAATAGAAATTATGAAAAAGATGCCTTCTCTTGTCGGCTTTGATGCAACTCATAGTGTCCAATTACCGGGTGGAAGAGGTGTTTCATCAGGAGGAGAAAGCGAATATATTTTTCCACTTGTTTGCGCAGCATCGGCAGTTGGTGTCGATTTCATTTATGCCGAAGTGCATACCAATCCAGCGAAAGCCCTTTGTGATGCGCCAAATACACTTTCTCTTGGTGCATTGAAAAAACTCATCAGAAAAGCAAAAGCCATAGAAAAAGCTGTGAAGAGATAA
- a CDS encoding 4-hydroxybenzoate octaprenyltransferase, giving the protein MAQVKFIEFLKDIKIEHTLFALPFAITSMFMAIDSLPEIKLFFWIILAMVGARSWAMAFNRIVDAEYDRKNERTKNRAIPAGRLSKKQMFFYAFIALLIFEISAYEINHLAFLLSPLAIFIISFYSFTKRFSYFSHFFLGLSLAIAPVGAWVAVKEEISLISILLGCAVLFWTAGFDILYSLQDIEFDKKEGLYSFPVKFGIEKSLLTARIMHAIMILFLIILSYPAALGRFYILGIVLCGIFIAYEHFIVKPSDLSRINQAFFTVNAVVSVAIMIFTIADIFLR; this is encoded by the coding sequence ATGGCTCAAGTAAAATTTATCGAATTTTTGAAAGACATCAAAATTGAACATACTCTTTTTGCTTTGCCATTTGCTATAACTTCAATGTTTATGGCAATCGACTCTTTACCGGAAATCAAACTTTTTTTCTGGATTATCCTTGCAATGGTTGGTGCAAGAAGTTGGGCTATGGCATTTAACAGAATTGTAGATGCTGAATATGATAGAAAAAATGAGAGGACTAAAAACAGAGCAATACCTGCTGGCAGGTTGAGCAAAAAACAGATGTTTTTTTACGCTTTTATTGCCCTTTTAATATTTGAGATATCAGCATATGAAATAAACCATCTTGCCTTTCTACTTTCTCCATTGGCTATTTTCATAATATCATTTTATTCTTTTACTAAGCGTTTTTCCTATTTTTCTCACTTCTTTCTCGGCTTATCTCTTGCAATTGCACCGGTTGGTGCATGGGTTGCTGTAAAGGAGGAAATTTCATTGATTTCAATTTTGCTTGGTTGCGCAGTCCTTTTTTGGACAGCAGGTTTTGATATTTTATATTCATTGCAGGATATCGAGTTTGACAAAAAGGAAGGTCTTTATTCATTTCCGGTAAAGTTTGGCATTGAGAAGTCTCTGCTAACAGCAAGAATTATGCATGCCATAATGATATTATTTTTAATAATACTTTCATATCCGGCAGCGCTTGGAAGATTTTATATATTAGGAATTGTCTTATGCGGAATATTTATCGCCTATGAACATTTCATCGTAAAACCAAGCGATTTGAGTCGAATTAATCAGGCATTTTTTACGGTCAATGCAGTAGTTAGCGTTGCAATTATGATATTTACCATTGCCGACATTTTTTTACGGTAG